The nucleotide sequence CAAGGACTGCAGTTGTCCGCGTTGATCGAGATCGGGCTCGTTCTCTTCGTCATTGCGCTCTTGGTGAATGCCTTCGCGAGGATAATGGTCGGAAGATTCATGAGCAGAGTCCCAGCAACAGGTGGTGGGCTTTGAACACATACGAGTATCGCAAGCTGAAGAACACACTCGCCTCTGGACTCGCCCTTGCGTGTGTCATCCTTGCCTTGATTCCCCTGGTCTACATCCTTGCTGGCGTTGTGATGAAGGGGGCGCCGGCTCTGAGCTGGGAGTTCCTGACTAACAGGACAGTAGGGACTGGTGAGCCGGGCGAGGGGATAGGCAACGCGATAGTCGGCACTCTTCTCCTCGTCTTCTACGCAAGCATGATAGGCCTGCCGGTCGGCATTCTTACGGGCATCTACGTTTCTGAGTACGGCAACAACAAGTTCGGATCTACTGTGAGGTTCTTCAACGACGTCCTTGCTAATTTCCCATCGATTGTCGTGGGCCTGCTTGCATACGCATTGGTGGTGGCTTATCTCAATGTTGGCTTCTCCCTGATCGCCGGATCCGTCGCTCTCTCGATCATAATGATACCGATTGTGGCCAACACGACCGAAGAGGCTCTCAGGATGGTCCCCAATTCATTGAGAGAAGGAGCACTTGCACTGGGAGTGGCCAGGTGGAGGACGGTCCTCAAGGTGATGCTCGTGAGCGGAAGGGCAGGCATAGTGACAGGGGCACTGCTCGCGATAGCCCGGATCGCCGGTGAGACGGCCCCTCTTCTCCTCACAGCTTTCTACAGCAGCTACTGGTCGTTCTCCCCGACCGAACCCATAGCTTCGCTGCCTCTGACGATATTCCGAAACTACAATTCGCCTTCGGAGGTGCTCCTCCAGCAGGCATGGGGGGCTGCCCTTGTGCTAATCATTATTGTGCTAACGCTGAACATCGGGGTTAGGTTGTTCATGAGACAGAAGACAAAGAAATCAAAGGCGGTGAGAATGAGATGGATGACAAGATTGTCACGAAGGGATTGAATGCATACTTCGGGGATGTCCATGCCGTGAAAGGGATTGACATCCGAATACCGAAGAACGCGATAACGGCGATCATAGGGCCATCTGGCTGCGGGAAGTCCACCCTTATAAGATGCATGAACAGGATGCACGAAGTCGTGCGCGGAGCACGGGTCACGGGGGAAGTGCTATTGGACGGCAGGGACATCTACAGCAGTCAAATGGATCCGGTGCTAGTGAGAACCAAGGTCGGAATGGTGTTCCAGAAACCAAATCCGTTTCCGACCATGTCCATCTACGACAATGTTGTCGCAGGCCTGAGGCTGAATGGAGAGAAGGACTGGAAGAGGCTTGACGCGACGGTCGAGAGGAGCCTCAAGCTCGCCGCCCTGTGGGATGAGGTGAAACACCAACTAGACGCATCCGGAGTAAGCATCTCGGGCGGGCAACAGCAGAGGCTCTGCATAGCGAGGGCACTGGCGGTCCAGCCCGAGGCACTGCTCCTCGACGAACCCTGTTCCGCTCTGGACCCCATCGCCACTGCGAAGATTGAGGATCTTCTCTTCGATCTGAAGGACAAGTACACAATAGTCATAGTCACGCACAACATGCAGCAGGCCGCACGAGTTGCGGATTTCACAGCATTCATGTATATGGGAGAGTTGATTGAGTTCGGCGTCACGAAGAAGATCTTCGAGAACCCAGACAAGGAACTCACAGAGAAGTACATCACGGGGAGGTTCGGATAGAATGTCACCGAGGAAAGCCTACGAAACTGAACTCACGGAGCTGAATCGGCTCATGGAGAAGATGGCCACAAGGACGAGCGAAGCGATTGAGTTGGCAGTGAGGTCGTTTGAGAAGCTTGACCTTGACCTCGCCGAGAAGGTGAAGAAGATAGACGAGGAGATGTACCTCCTCAACATCGAGATTGAGAAGCGTTGTCTGGAGGTCATTGCCCTCCAGTCGCCTGTTGCCAAGGACCTACGAACGATAGGAACATACCTGAAAGTGATCACTGACTTCGACAGGATAGGCCGATATGCCAGGGACATCGCGGAGGTCACCATCCACGCGCAGGCCATGGCACACTTCAAACCGCTCGTGAGCATTCCGCACATGGCTGAAATGGCGGAACGGATGGTCGATCGGTCCGTGGATGCATTTCTGAAGAGAGACACCTCGCCGACGAAAGAGGTATTCGAACTGGAGGACAAGGTAGATTCACTGTACGACGAGATCTTCAGGGAGGTCATCACATATATGATGGAGGATTCCAAGAAGATCGGCCTGGGAATCAA is from Candidatus Thermoplasmatota archaeon and encodes:
- the pstB gene encoding phosphate ABC transporter ATP-binding protein, producing MDDKIVTKGLNAYFGDVHAVKGIDIRIPKNAITAIIGPSGCGKSTLIRCMNRMHEVVRGARVTGEVLLDGRDIYSSQMDPVLVRTKVGMVFQKPNPFPTMSIYDNVVAGLRLNGEKDWKRLDATVERSLKLAALWDEVKHQLDASGVSISGGQQQRLCIARALAVQPEALLLDEPCSALDPIATAKIEDLLFDLKDKYTIVIVTHNMQQAARVADFTAFMYMGELIEFGVTKKIFENPDKELTEKYITGRFG
- the phoU gene encoding phosphate signaling complex protein PhoU encodes the protein MSPRKAYETELTELNRLMEKMATRTSEAIELAVRSFEKLDLDLAEKVKKIDEEMYLLNIEIEKRCLEVIALQSPVAKDLRTIGTYLKVITDFDRIGRYARDIAEVTIHAQAMAHFKPLVSIPHMAEMAERMVDRSVDAFLKRDTSPTKEVFELEDKVDSLYDEIFREVITYMMEDSKKIGLGINYTLVARYLERIADHACNISERVIYMVTGQRVVKE
- the pstA gene encoding phosphate ABC transporter permease PstA, which codes for MNTYEYRKLKNTLASGLALACVILALIPLVYILAGVVMKGAPALSWEFLTNRTVGTGEPGEGIGNAIVGTLLLVFYASMIGLPVGILTGIYVSEYGNNKFGSTVRFFNDVLANFPSIVVGLLAYALVVAYLNVGFSLIAGSVALSIIMIPIVANTTEEALRMVPNSLREGALALGVARWRTVLKVMLVSGRAGIVTGALLAIARIAGETAPLLLTAFYSSYWSFSPTEPIASLPLTIFRNYNSPSEVLLQQAWGAALVLIIIVLTLNIGVRLFMRQKTKKSKAVRMRWMTRLSRRD